In Candidatus Bathyarchaeota archaeon, a single window of DNA contains:
- a CDS encoding glycosyltransferase — MTITKEWLIQLAKKHGVADATKLESPQVTFQNFIFKLRENRYEVDEGFFTELADALGLQYIPREELKTDLAVTIPYLLLKENLLLPFSISKGKVKIATANPFNSDFFKVLESLFGAGVEVCVASIEAVEEAIDKGYSEIHERRALKELRYRSPDESAYRVLYPWQRVLILCFIILFSVLFVLNYPLSFIILFSLINIVYFCVNPVKFYIAFKGFRGSRRVVNVSSKDVKNLREKDLPVYTILVPVYREAKALRHVLKNIYNLDYPKEKLDVKILIEEKDDETLGEARKLGLFGNPEVIVAPPGLFGRTAMDANSLSPSMRILDPSGFLIGTLEEVILSEDPSETFLKLRTASGRAMEIPLSFVGKVRDVILLKDSIDRLTWRYKEFLKIFDPVIVPDADIRTKPRACNYGLLRARGEYCVIYDAEDDPEPDQLKKAVIAFSRASMDVICLQSRLNYYNPKENLLTRWFSLEYSFWYDYYLEGLDQVDGVIPLGGTSNHFRTQQLKELGGWDPYNMTEDADLGVRISRRGKKTAMLNSYTYEEANSRLGSWIRQRSRWNKGYIQTYLVHMRHPRKLIKDLGWRKFLLFQLTFGGNIYLPLINPLLWAVTISTLLVPGLFQFLFFYPLNYICATNLLIGNLVYIGLHMGPFILKKNYTSIPLALAIPLYWVLISIGCWRGLLQLMRKPFYWEKTEHGISKLHSLLKKQR; from the coding sequence TTGACCATCACTAAAGAATGGTTGATACAGCTTGCGAAGAAGCATGGTGTAGCGGATGCTACCAAACTTGAATCCCCGCAGGTAACTTTTCAGAACTTCATCTTCAAACTAAGAGAGAATAGGTATGAAGTTGATGAAGGTTTCTTCACAGAGTTAGCTGATGCTTTGGGATTACAGTACATTCCAAGAGAGGAGTTGAAAACCGATCTGGCTGTAACAATTCCTTATTTGCTCTTGAAAGAAAACCTCCTCCTACCGTTCTCGATCTCCAAAGGAAAAGTTAAGATCGCGACGGCTAATCCATTTAACAGCGATTTCTTCAAAGTACTGGAAAGCCTCTTCGGAGCGGGGGTGGAAGTTTGCGTAGCCTCAATTGAAGCAGTTGAAGAGGCTATTGATAAAGGTTATAGTGAAATTCACGAGCGCAGGGCTTTGAAGGAACTGCGTTATCGAAGCCCTGACGAGTCCGCTTATAGAGTGTTGTATCCATGGCAGAGGGTGCTGATCTTATGCTTCATAATCCTCTTTTCAGTGCTCTTCGTTTTAAATTATCCTCTATCATTCATCATTCTCTTTTCTCTTATCAACATAGTATACTTCTGCGTGAACCCGGTGAAATTTTACATAGCCTTTAAGGGTTTCAGGGGCTCACGCAGAGTTGTGAACGTCTCCAGTAAGGATGTTAAGAACCTGCGGGAGAAGGATTTGCCTGTCTACACGATTCTGGTTCCTGTCTATAGAGAGGCGAAGGCTCTGCGCCACGTATTAAAGAACATTTATAACCTTGATTACCCTAAAGAGAAGTTAGATGTCAAGATTCTTATAGAAGAGAAGGATGATGAAACACTTGGAGAGGCTAGAAAGCTAGGTCTCTTTGGGAACCCTGAAGTCATAGTGGCTCCACCTGGTTTATTTGGTAGGACGGCGATGGATGCAAATAGCTTATCGCCTTCAATGAGAATATTAGATCCGAGTGGATTCTTAATCGGAACCCTAGAGGAAGTCATCCTAAGCGAAGACCCTTCTGAAACGTTTCTGAAATTAAGAACAGCATCCGGAAGAGCGATGGAGATTCCTCTAAGTTTTGTAGGAAAAGTTCGAGACGTTATTTTACTCAAGGATTCCATCGATAGGCTGACATGGCGTTACAAGGAGTTCCTGAAGATATTTGACCCCGTGATTGTACCTGATGCTGACATAAGGACGAAACCGAGGGCGTGCAACTATGGTTTACTCAGGGCGAGAGGGGAGTACTGCGTAATCTACGACGCGGAGGATGACCCTGAACCAGACCAATTGAAAAAAGCGGTGATCGCATTCTCTAGAGCATCGATGGATGTTATTTGCCTTCAGTCGCGGTTGAATTACTATAACCCTAAAGAGAATCTATTGACTAGGTGGTTCTCTCTTGAGTATTCATTCTGGTATGATTACTATCTTGAAGGCCTAGATCAAGTAGATGGCGTTATACCCCTTGGAGGAACAAGCAACCATTTCAGAACACAACAACTAAAGGAGTTAGGTGGCTGGGATCCTTATAACATGACTGAAGATGCAGATCTCGGTGTAAGGATCTCTAGGAGGGGGAAGAAGACTGCTATGCTCAACTCCTATACATATGAAGAAGCAAACAGCAGGCTTGGAAGTTGGATACGCCAGAGATCAAGGTGGAATAAGGGGTACATTCAAACATATCTTGTTCATATGAGACACCCACGAAAGCTTATAAAAGATCTGGGATGGCGGAAGTTCCTTCTGTTTCAACTGACCTTCGGAGGAAACATATATCTTCCACTCATCAACCCGCTTCTGTGGGCGGTCACGATCTCCACACTCCTCGTACCAGGCTTATTCCAATTCCTATTCTTCTATCCGCTCAATTACATATGCGCGACGAATTTACTGATCGGGAACCTTGTCTACATCGGATTGCACATGGGCCCCTTCATCTTAAAGAAGAACTACACCTCAATACCCTTAGCCTTAGCGATCCCATTATACTGGGTCCTCATCAGCATTGGATGCTGGAGAGGATTGCTGCAACTGATGAGGAAACCTTTTTACTGGGAGAAGACTGAACACGGCATTTCAAAGCTTCACAGCCTACTGAAGAAACAGCGCTGA
- a CDS encoding response regulator — protein MEEVKTILIVDDDEAILQSLKAILEMKGYKVETAETGKEAIEKSRKKIYNLAILDIKLPDMEGTELLVKMHETMPRMMKIMLTGYPSLENAVKSLNLGADAFLMKPVNPKELLKVVEEKLREQTEIEMLSEDKVKQWIETRMKKLRQQEEL, from the coding sequence TTGGAGGAAGTTAAGACTATTTTAATCGTCGATGATGATGAGGCAATACTGCAGAGTTTAAAGGCTATTCTGGAGATGAAAGGCTATAAGGTTGAAACCGCAGAAACCGGCAAGGAGGCCATAGAGAAGTCTAGAAAAAAAATTTACAACTTAGCCATCCTTGACATAAAACTCCCAGATATGGAGGGGACCGAGCTACTTGTGAAGATGCATGAAACTATGCCGAGGATGATGAAGATCATGCTTACAGGTTACCCAAGCCTAGAAAACGCTGTGAAATCCCTAAACTTGGGAGCGGACGCATTTCTCATGAAGCCTGTAAACCCTAAAGAGCTTCTAAAGGTTGTGGAGGAAAAACTCCGAGAGCAAACTGAAATTGAGATGCTGAGTGAAGATAAGGTCAAACAGTGGATAGAAACGCGGATGAAGAAACTTAGACAACAGGAGGAGTTGTGA
- a CDS encoding HAMP domain-containing protein has product MKLRTKIMLIMSLTTLALIIILYGFAQVAMVRTAVKIEEDDTRQNVRRALNAFSDELEKMLSMTRDYASWDDTYAFMIDRNEKYVKTNLVDETFLNLRLNLMLFVNTDGQIVFQRGFDLRKGCETQIPPSMLEHINPNSPLLHHSNERNAVAGILILPEGPLIVTSAPILTSRYTGPIRGTLIMGRYLNSDEVSRLSQTTHLLINIFQVDDSKLPSDFQTATTFLLTNRSEIFIKPLNEKSIAGYSLINDIYGEPALILRVDLPRNVYNEAKQNTAYFIYSMLLSASAYAVAIILLVERSITSRVIRLERMVDEIGRTKNVAVRIPVTGKDEISSLTENVNSMLEQLEEHQRQIRHYLEHLEELVEERTKKLLEYEKLATIGEVAMMVGHDLRNPLQVMMNIVYLAGEYLKSILPNVPDHDKAEQIRELCSSMEEQIEYMNKIVSDLQDFGRPLQPQFQPTNLMRLIENTVSNIRKPETVKISLNFKDEFPNLKIDGVMIQRALTNLITNAIQAMPKGGRITIMTLRRGDIALINVQDTGEGIPEEKLDKLFKPFFTTKAKGQGLGLTVTKRIVEAHGGAIKVESKVGVGTTFTIELPLKEG; this is encoded by the coding sequence ATGAAGCTTAGAACAAAGATCATGCTGATCATGTCTTTAACCACCCTTGCGTTAATTATCATACTATATGGATTTGCGCAAGTGGCCATGGTTAGAACAGCTGTTAAGATAGAGGAGGATGACACGAGGCAAAATGTTAGACGAGCTCTCAACGCTTTTTCAGATGAGTTGGAAAAAATGCTTTCTATGACTCGTGACTACGCGTCTTGGGATGACACTTACGCGTTTATGATTGATAGAAACGAGAAGTATGTCAAAACAAACCTTGTCGACGAGACTTTCCTCAACCTGAGGTTGAATTTAATGTTGTTCGTCAACACGGATGGTCAAATAGTGTTTCAGAGAGGATTCGATTTAAGGAAAGGATGCGAAACGCAGATACCTCCAAGTATGTTGGAGCATATCAATCCGAATAGCCCCCTCTTACATCACTCTAATGAGCGAAACGCAGTAGCAGGGATCCTCATCCTTCCTGAAGGCCCATTAATCGTAACTTCAGCTCCGATCCTGACCAGCAGATATACGGGACCGATTCGCGGAACTTTGATTATGGGAAGATATCTTAACTCGGATGAGGTGTCGCGTCTAAGCCAAACAACGCATCTCTTAATCAATATTTTTCAAGTCGATGATTCAAAACTTCCTTCGGATTTTCAAACAGCAACCACATTCCTGTTAACGAATCGGAGCGAGATCTTCATCAAACCTTTGAACGAAAAGTCGATAGCTGGCTACTCGTTAATAAACGACATATACGGCGAGCCTGCCCTTATTTTGAGAGTTGACCTACCAAGGAACGTTTACAACGAGGCTAAGCAGAACACTGCTTACTTTATTTATTCCATGCTCCTCAGCGCTTCAGCTTACGCCGTAGCCATTATACTTCTTGTTGAAAGATCGATCACTTCAAGAGTGATTAGGTTAGAAAGAATGGTGGATGAAATTGGGAGGACGAAAAATGTGGCTGTCCGCATACCTGTTACTGGAAAGGATGAGATATCAAGTCTGACTGAAAACGTGAACAGCATGCTGGAACAACTGGAAGAACATCAACGGCAGATTCGACACTATCTCGAACATCTGGAGGAGTTGGTGGAGGAGCGGACGAAGAAGCTGCTGGAGTATGAAAAACTTGCAACTATAGGAGAGGTCGCGATGATGGTAGGCCACGATCTCCGTAACCCACTCCAAGTTATGATGAACATTGTTTATCTAGCTGGTGAGTATTTAAAATCTATCTTGCCAAACGTCCCTGACCATGATAAAGCTGAGCAGATCAGGGAGTTATGCTCCAGCATGGAGGAGCAGATTGAGTATATGAATAAGATCGTTTCAGATCTCCAAGACTTTGGAAGACCTTTACAACCTCAATTCCAACCAACGAACTTAATGCGACTGATCGAAAACACGGTTTCAAACATAAGGAAACCAGAAACTGTGAAAATCTCATTAAATTTTAAAGATGAGTTTCCAAATCTAAAGATTGATGGCGTAATGATTCAACGAGCGCTCACAAACCTGATCACAAATGCAATCCAAGCTATGCCTAAGGGAGGAAGGATCACGATAATGACTTTAAGGAGGGGAGATATCGCGTTGATAAACGTACAGGATACAGGAGAAGGGATACCGGAGGAGAAACTGGATAAGCTCTTCAAACCCTTCTTCACCACTAAGGCTAAGGGTCAAGGATTAGGGCTGACAGTTACCAAACGAATAGTTGAGGCGCATGGAGGTGCGATAAAAGTTGAGAGTAAAGTTGGAGTTGGAACAACTTTCACGATAGAGTTGCCGTTAAAAGAGGGGTGA
- a CDS encoding PIN domain-containing protein, which translates to MKLSPYSLIELNLLLKSGEIIVKEVTAFYDALSNFFKYRRIITFPIKPEYHREAFKLRKKYEGLTYFDSLYAAVGIIENIKLVSYNKEYTKVKELTHSLPDKYIKM; encoded by the coding sequence GTGAAGTTATCTCCATATTCACTTATAGAGCTTAATCTACTCCTAAAATCTGGAGAAATAATCGTTAAGGAAGTTACGGCTTTCTATGATGCTCTTAGCAACTTCTTTAAATACAGAAGAATAATTACTTTTCCAATAAAACCTGAGTATCATCGTGAAGCTTTTAAGCTTAGGAAGAAATATGAAGGGTTAACATATTTTGATAGCCTTTATGCAGCTGTTGGAATAATCGAGAATATAAAGCTTGTAAGCTATAACAAAGAATATACAAAAGTGAAAGAGTTAACGCATAGTTTACCAGATAAATATATTAAAATGTAA
- a CDS encoding HEPN domain-containing protein, whose protein sequence is MTNIEIAKSALKRSSRWLTNALRALEEERWDDVVYSSQMVVEHASKAVLIAFGVEYPKAHDISFVFKQISKKKNVPIWFLSMLNELASNISELAELRGLASYGYEKGLDVNYFKDYAPKAYEIAKKHYEACVKLLSELYNININNS, encoded by the coding sequence ATGACGAACATTGAAATTGCTAAATCAGCTTTAAAAAGAAGCAGCAGATGGTTGACGAACGCTTTAAGAGCTTTAGAAGAGGAAAGATGGGATGACGTTGTTTATTCTTCGCAAATGGTTGTTGAGCATGCTTCTAAAGCTGTTTTAATAGCGTTTGGAGTAGAATATCCAAAAGCACATGATATAAGCTTCGTTTTTAAACAAATTTCTAAAAAGAAAAATGTTCCAATATGGTTTTTATCCATGCTTAATGAATTAGCTAGCAACATTTCTGAGCTTGCGGAGCTTAGAGGATTAGCCAGCTATGGCTATGAAAAAGGTTTAGACGTAAACTACTTTAAAGATTATGCGCCTAAAGCTTATGAAATAGCTAAAAAACATTATGAAGCTTGCGTTAAACTTCTTTCTGAACTTTATAATATAAACATTAACAACAGTTAA
- a CDS encoding nucleotidyltransferase domain-containing protein has translation MLRKKGAARFKDLKSIVKNPRTLSIKLKKLKHLKLIEDSSKNYELTQRGFEAAKIFEELNKVLHYSMFKVENIERIPHIHFAPVIKKYCELLSKILGDRLISVMLFGSIARGDWNKNSDIDILVVAEGWNDKPAWERIKELRKAKEELEESLEYLEAVKAGYWPIIQNYELSIEEAKKFNKIYLDAIIDGIILYDKNNFLTQQLQSLRRKLEEMGSIRVTFSNRKSYWVLKDIKPGEIIEF, from the coding sequence TTGCTAAGAAAGAAAGGAGCTGCTAGATTTAAAGACTTGAAATCTATTGTTAAAAATCCTAGAACACTTTCAATTAAGCTGAAAAAGCTTAAGCATTTAAAGCTTATAGAGGATAGCAGTAAAAATTATGAATTAACTCAAAGAGGTTTTGAAGCGGCTAAAATATTTGAAGAATTGAATAAAGTTTTGCATTATTCAATGTTTAAGGTTGAAAATATAGAGAGAATACCGCATATACATTTTGCGCCTGTAATTAAAAAATATTGCGAACTACTGAGTAAGATTTTAGGAGATAGGTTAATAAGCGTAATGCTTTTCGGTTCTATAGCTAGAGGAGACTGGAATAAAAATAGCGATATAGATATTCTTGTAGTAGCTGAAGGATGGAATGATAAACCTGCTTGGGAAAGAATTAAAGAGCTTAGGAAAGCTAAAGAAGAGCTTGAAGAAAGCTTAGAATATTTAGAAGCTGTAAAAGCAGGTTATTGGCCGATAATTCAAAATTATGAATTAAGCATAGAGGAAGCTAAAAAATTTAATAAAATATATTTAGACGCGATAATAGATGGAATAATTTTATACGATAAAAACAATTTTTTAACGCAACAACTTCAATCCTTAAGAAGAAAGCTGGAAGAAATGGGTTCTATAAGAGTTACTTTTTCAAATCGAAAGTCTTATTGGGTTTTGAAAGATATAAAACCAGGAGAGATTATAGAATTTTGA
- a CDS encoding amidophosphoribosyltransferase, whose product MKQIKESCGVLGVYSKKNFNVSTMLISGLQSQQHRGQEAWGIAFPKKIYKKLGLVIEAFQAEGSALIDRFKGKAGIGHVRYSTKGDTTLSNAHPIKVKSFSIAHNGTIPNFKELLNQVRKNGLSLDASKTDTEIMAYRLFQLLKEEKDWFEAFKALGREVDGSFSFTIISDSGELIAGRDGKGFRPLCLGWENNDVAKSSFFSIASESCVIDYLNARFNRSMNFIDVEPGTVIKINDEGLEKCKFIDEGNHAHCPFEYTYFANPSSFIEGINVYLARENCGRELAKKYGSEIDGDVVIPVPDTSKPASIGFAEEIGLPYREGLMKDRYRRRGSLRSFIEPSKRERIIREMIPIKPVIAGKKLVVIDDSIVRGTTSREIVRRLKNAGAKKIQWFVTFPPILYPCYQGIDFPTREELIAASVCKEECDLNKVNEKVGEYMGVDLLGYNGLDELSKGVGLPKNELCLACTTGDYSCLKHKIEFKSRSEMKGR is encoded by the coding sequence ATGAAGCAAATTAAAGAATCTTGCGGCGTGTTAGGAGTATACTCTAAAAAAAATTTTAACGTTTCTACAATGTTGATTAGCGGTTTGCAAAGCCAGCAGCATAGAGGTCAAGAAGCTTGGGGAATAGCTTTTCCTAAAAAAATTTATAAAAAACTAGGTTTAGTTATTGAAGCTTTTCAAGCTGAAGGAAGCGCTTTAATCGATAGGTTTAAAGGGAAAGCTGGAATAGGACATGTCCGCTATTCAACTAAAGGAGATACCACATTAAGCAATGCTCATCCGATAAAAGTTAAAAGTTTTTCTATAGCTCATAATGGAACTATACCAAACTTTAAGGAGTTGCTTAATCAAGTTAGAAAAAATGGTTTATCGCTTGACGCTTCAAAAACTGATACTGAAATAATGGCTTATAGGCTTTTTCAGCTTTTAAAAGAGGAGAAAGATTGGTTTGAAGCTTTTAAAGCTTTAGGAAGAGAGGTTGATGGCTCATTTTCTTTTACGATAATATCTGATTCAGGTGAGTTGATTGCTGGTAGAGATGGTAAAGGCTTTAGACCTTTATGCTTAGGTTGGGAAAATAATGATGTAGCGAAAAGCAGCTTTTTCTCAATCGCATCTGAAAGTTGTGTAATAGATTATTTAAATGCTAGATTTAATAGAAGCATGAATTTTATTGATGTAGAACCTGGAACAGTTATAAAAATTAATGATGAAGGCTTAGAGAAATGTAAGTTTATTGATGAAGGAAATCATGCTCATTGTCCTTTTGAATATACTTACTTCGCTAACCCCAGCTCCTTTATTGAAGGAATAAACGTTTATTTAGCTAGAGAAAATTGTGGAAGAGAATTGGCTAAAAAATATGGAAGCGAAATTGATGGTGATGTAGTTATTCCTGTGCCTGATACATCTAAACCTGCATCTATAGGTTTTGCTGAGGAAATAGGTTTACCGTATAGGGAAGGCTTAATGAAAGATAGGTATAGGCGAAGAGGAAGCTTAAGAAGTTTTATTGAACCTTCAAAAAGAGAAAGAATAATTAGAGAAATGATTCCTATAAAACCTGTTATAGCTGGGAAAAAACTTGTTGTTATAGATGATAGCATAGTTAGAGGAACAACCTCACGAGAAATTGTTAGAAGGCTTAAAAATGCTGGAGCAAAGAAAATTCAATGGTTTGTAACTTTTCCACCAATTCTTTACCCTTGCTATCAAGGAATAGATTTTCCAACTAGAGAAGAGTTAATTGCAGCAAGCGTATGCAAAGAAGAATGCGACTTAAATAAAGTTAACGAGAAAGTTGGGGAATATATGGGAGTGGATTTATTAGGATATAATGGTTTAGATGAATTAAGCAAAGGAGTAGGCTTACCTAAAAATGAGCTTTGCTTAGCTTGCACAACAGGCGATTACAGTTGTTTAAAGCATAAAATTGAATTTAAATCTAGGAGCGAAATGAAGGGAAGATAA
- a CDS encoding radical SAM protein, whose protein sequence is MVDILLIQPPLPFESEHIEKPLCQPLGLGYIGSFLILKGFSVKILDFSALGMKIDEAVLEIKKENPKILGISVSTPGYKNALKIAKEVKEGDQQIITVFGGPHVTFAIEETLAHKEVDFVIREEGEVTMTELTESILRGFKEVNSIEGLSYRIGDRIIHNPSRPLIKDLDAIPFPIRDSPHLYKIPASLITSRGCPYKCIFCSAGAMFGGSYRVRNPKNVILEVNHILNSMNPDFFFISDDTFTINPERTKKICQEFKNLGVKWVCAARANLVNREIIKSMAESGCFLLQFGVESGSQKILNSIKKGITINQVRKGVKWCIEFGIKPVCSFMIPHPEDTHETIEETREFMKELKNYGVYLFISFTTPFPGTFLYTHAENLGIKFLTKDTDKFNLENPVIETKHLKLEDIEKAFEEFSAISAESLPSKLWKIND, encoded by the coding sequence ATGGTGGACATTCTTTTAATTCAACCACCATTACCATTTGAAAGTGAACATATTGAAAAGCCTCTTTGTCAGCCATTAGGTTTAGGATATATAGGCTCTTTCTTAATCTTAAAAGGATTCAGCGTTAAAATTTTAGATTTTTCAGCGCTAGGCATGAAGATAGATGAGGCAGTATTAGAAATTAAAAAGGAAAACCCTAAAATCTTGGGAATCTCTGTTAGCACTCCTGGCTATAAGAATGCTTTAAAGATTGCTAAAGAAGTTAAGGAAGGAGACCAGCAAATAATTACTGTGTTTGGTGGTCCTCATGTAACATTTGCTATTGAAGAAACTTTAGCTCATAAGGAAGTTGACTTTGTAATTCGTGAAGAAGGAGAGGTTACTATGACGGAATTGACTGAAAGTATTTTAAGAGGATTTAAAGAAGTAAACTCGATCGAAGGATTATCCTATAGAATTGGCGATAGGATAATTCATAATCCTTCTAGGCCTTTAATAAAGGATTTAGATGCGATTCCTTTTCCAATTCGTGATTCACCGCATCTTTATAAGATACCTGCCTCACTAATAACTAGCAGAGGTTGTCCATATAAATGCATTTTCTGCTCTGCTGGAGCTATGTTTGGAGGAAGCTATAGAGTTAGAAACCCAAAGAATGTTATACTAGAAGTAAACCATATTCTAAATTCCATGAATCCTGACTTCTTTTTTATATCCGATGATACTTTCACAATAAATCCTGAGCGAACGAAGAAAATATGTCAAGAATTTAAAAATTTAGGAGTAAAATGGGTATGCGCTGCTAGAGCCAACTTAGTGAATCGAGAAATTATAAAGAGTATGGCGGAGTCTGGATGTTTTTTGCTTCAATTTGGTGTTGAATCAGGATCGCAAAAAATCCTAAACTCTATTAAGAAAGGGATAACCATAAATCAAGTGAGAAAGGGGGTAAAATGGTGCATAGAATTTGGTATTAAACCTGTATGCAGCTTTATGATTCCTCATCCAGAAGACACTCATGAAACAATAGAAGAAACAAGAGAATTTATGAAGGAGTTAAAAAATTATGGCGTATATTTATTCATATCCTTTACTACACCTTTTCCTGGAACATTCCTATACACTCATGCTGAAAATCTTGGAATAAAATTTTTAACTAAAGATACAGATAAATTTAATTTAGAGAATCCTGTAATTGAAACAAAGCATTTAAAGCTAGAGGATATTGAAAAGGCTTTTGAAGAGTTTTCAGCTATCTCAGCTGAAAGCCTTCCTTCAAAACTTTGGAAAATAAATGATTAA
- a CDS encoding AAA family ATPase codes for MKEKKVISISGKGGVGKTTVAALLLKILLKNFNRTILVVDADPATNLPDVLGVKIEKTVGMVVDKLKEKISNGSLSAAISRESLLEAWIYEVLVEAPQFDLLAMGRSEGEGCYCMVNHMLTKIIDAISKNYDVTIMDMEAGLEHLSRRTDRDVDVMLIVADLTKMGLMTAARIKELAKEVHIGFKEMFIIGNRIPAEYEEKFRVEAEKLGLKTAGTLPTDKNVIEFSVMGKSLLSLPEDSPALKAMEKIVKFLNL; via the coding sequence ATGAAGGAGAAAAAAGTTATTTCTATATCTGGGAAAGGGGGAGTTGGAAAAACAACAGTTGCAGCTTTACTTTTAAAGATTTTGCTTAAAAACTTTAATCGAACAATTCTTGTTGTAGACGCTGATCCAGCAACAAATCTTCCAGATGTTTTAGGGGTTAAAATCGAGAAAACTGTTGGAATGGTTGTAGATAAGCTTAAAGAGAAAATTTCTAATGGAAGCTTATCCGCCGCGATTTCTAGAGAAAGCCTTCTTGAAGCTTGGATTTACGAGGTTTTAGTTGAAGCCCCTCAATTTGATTTATTAGCTATGGGTAGATCTGAAGGCGAAGGCTGCTATTGCATGGTTAACCATATGCTAACCAAAATTATTGACGCTATATCTAAAAATTATGATGTTACGATTATGGATATGGAGGCTGGATTAGAGCATTTAAGCAGAAGAACCGATAGAGATGTTGATGTTATGCTTATTGTAGCTGATTTAACTAAAATGGGTTTAATGACTGCAGCTAGAATAAAAGAGTTAGCTAAAGAAGTTCATATAGGCTTTAAAGAAATGTTTATTATAGGAAATAGAATTCCAGCTGAATATGAAGAGAAATTTAGGGTTGAAGCTGAAAAGCTTGGTTTAAAAACTGCTGGAACGCTTCCAACAGATAAAAACGTTATAGAGTTTAGCGTAATGGGTAAATCGCTTCTCTCTTTACCTGAAGATTCTCCAGCTTTAAAAGCTATGGAAAAAATTGTTAAATTTTTAAATCTTTAA
- the cdhD gene encoding CO dehydrogenase/acetyl-CoA synthase subunit delta — protein sequence MKIKFEAPEASYPGSIVKVKIGALKDEGGTRRKTVVIGGEKSFPFFSSEENKPVLALQVLDKPLNIPKQVLMEFKEIVNNPVEWAEACVKKFKAEVLAVKFISAHSSYGVKSKVEFKETLRKILNAVDVPLILCAPGSQEKDAEILEEAAEIAKGEKCILASATLTNNYKRIVDAALRNNHLVAAETDCDPALQKSLNERLLSEGLPINQLVIDPTSAALSLGIEYSISIIEQLKLNALKGDEALQAPIACIRAAPYSLTAREAWVEDLKLGLTEVRGVLWEALTALSLIVSGANLVVMMNPKAFTQLKEFLNFGGLKIE from the coding sequence TTGAAAATTAAATTTGAAGCGCCTGAAGCTTCTTATCCAGGATCTATAGTTAAAGTTAAAATTGGAGCTCTTAAAGATGAGGGTGGAACAAGAAGAAAAACAGTTGTTATAGGTGGAGAAAAAAGCTTTCCTTTTTTCTCTAGCGAAGAAAATAAACCTGTTTTAGCGCTTCAAGTTTTAGATAAACCATTAAATATTCCTAAGCAAGTTTTAATGGAATTTAAAGAGATTGTTAATAATCCTGTTGAATGGGCTGAAGCTTGCGTAAAAAAATTTAAAGCTGAAGTTTTAGCTGTTAAATTTATTAGCGCTCACTCAAGCTACGGCGTTAAATCTAAAGTTGAATTTAAGGAAACTTTAAGAAAAATTTTAAATGCGGTGGATGTGCCTTTAATTTTATGCGCTCCTGGAAGCCAGGAAAAAGATGCTGAAATTCTTGAGGAAGCTGCTGAAATTGCTAAAGGTGAAAAATGCATTTTAGCTTCAGCAACTTTAACAAATAATTATAAAAGAATTGTTGATGCAGCTTTAAGAAATAATCATTTAGTTGCAGCTGAGACTGATTGCGATCCAGCTTTACAAAAATCTTTAAATGAAAGATTGTTAAGCGAAGGCTTACCCATAAACCAATTAGTGATAGATCCTACATCAGCTGCTTTAAGTTTAGGAATAGAATATTCAATCTCAATTATTGAGCAGCTTAAGTTAAATGCTTTAAAAGGTGATGAAGCTTTGCAAGCGCCTATAGCTTGCATTAGAGCTGCGCCATATAGCTTAACTGCTAGAGAAGCTTGGGTTGAAGATTTAAAGCTTGGGTTAACTGAAGTTAGAGGAGTATTATGGGAAGCTTTAACAGCTTTATCATTGATTGTTTCTGGAGCAAATTTAGTGGTTATGATGAATCCTAAAGCCTTTACGCAATTAAAAGAGTTTCTTAATTTTGGAGGATTAAAAATTGAGTAA